From a single Glycine soja cultivar W05 chromosome 19, ASM419377v2, whole genome shotgun sequence genomic region:
- the LOC114399508 gene encoding germin-like protein subfamily 1 member 7 has product MKVVYFLVVILALTSSVVSAYDPSPLQDFCVAAKEKDGVFVNGKFCKDPKLVKAEDFFRHVEPGKTDNPVGSNVTQVFVDQLPGLNTLGIALARIDFAPKGLNAPHTHPRGTEILIVLEGTLYVGFVTSNQDGNRLFTKVLNKGDVFVFPIGLIHFQLNVGYGNAAAIAALSSQNPGAITIANALFKANPPISSEVLTKAFQVDKSIIDYLQKQSWYDNNN; this is encoded by the exons atgaaagttGTGTACTTCCTTGTTGTCATCTTGGCTTTAACATCCTCTGTGGTCTCTGCCTATGACCCTAGTCCTCTGCAAGACTTTTGTGTGGCCGCCAAAGAAAAAGATGGTG TATTTGTGAATGGAAAGTTCTGCAAAGATCCCAAACTTGTGAAAGCTGAAGACTTCTTCAGACATGTAGAACCGGGGAAGACTGACAACCCAGTAGGTTCAAACGTGACTCAGGTGTTTGTTGATCAACTACCGGGACTAAACACGCTGGGCATAGCTTTGGCTCGCATAGATTTCGCACCAAAGGGTTTGAACGCTCCCCACACTCACCCTCGGGGCACTGAGATCCTTATAGTCCTTGAGGGTACTCTCTATGTTGGATTTGTGACTTCCAATCAAGATGGAAATCGCCTCTTCACCAAAGTGCTGAACAAGGGTGATGTGTTTGTGTTCCCAATTGGTCTCATTCATTTCCAACTCAATGTGGGATATGGCAATGCTGCTGCCATTGCTGCTCTTAGCAGTCAAAATCCTGGAGCCATCACCATTGCAAATGCTTTGTTTAAAGCTAATCCACCTATTTCTTCTGAGGTTCTCACCAAAGCTTTCCAGGTGGACAAGAGCATAATTGATTATCTTCAAAAGCAATCTTGGTACGACAACAATAACTAA